In a single window of the Orcinus orca chromosome 9, mOrcOrc1.1, whole genome shotgun sequence genome:
- the LSM8 gene encoding LSM8 homolog, U6 small nuclear RNA associated: MTSALENYINRTVAVITSDGRMIVGTLKGFDQTINLILDESHERVFSSSQGVEQVVLGLYIVRGDNVAVIGEIDEETDSALDLGNIRAEPLNSVAH; this comes from the exons ATGACGTCTGCCTTGGAGAACTACATCAACC GAACTGTTGCTGTCATTACTTCTGATGGGAGAATGATTGTG GGAACACTGAAAGGTTTTGACCAGACCATTAATTTGATTTTGGATGAAAGCCATGAACGAGTGTTCAGCTCTTCACAGGGAGTAGAACAAGTGGTACTAGGTTTATACATCGTGAGAGGTGATAATGT TGCAGTCATTGGAGAAATTGATGAAGAGACAGATTCTGCACTTGATCTGGGGAATATTCGAGCAGAACCTCTGAACTCTGTAGCACACTAA